From the genome of Triticum aestivum cultivar Chinese Spring chromosome 3B, IWGSC CS RefSeq v2.1, whole genome shotgun sequence, one region includes:
- the LOC123066831 gene encoding uncharacterized protein, with the protein MLLQILARLGCAGAAARTGVLACRWRNLWIHLPGLIFRDVPVGKVQAALTRIARRRAGMSVSALDIHLARSVPPEAARHDEALAKKLLRKAVRLSPEELIFVLPRSSIRKPGRRVEITMPCFLHATSIELDTYFLQIQPPDNQILPALEKLSLPGNIVDIGACLNQCPRLRVLRVTFRGVSPVLLEESLTALEAAVALGLTVSLLRIEFDLYNGGHTADGDQFASLLHVAARVSPQELVLVNSFNEYFTAELPCFPRTKSIEMWLCSVCFTQVTEDKFLALERLSLQRYRCTILDLDNMVARCPRLRVLKVNADRSAQVVTIRSTSLQELELSIDEGQCEGIDIGTPLFTQLKLSVDAASDINVSIWAPMVEKVSYWFSYKKLALMFGFWSLQSLRVDTIENYKYKDEGLTKEGKDACSQPPRVHVLCLQISARDQSGPVLNFARELEKLPLSNFTILALNLNAEGHILAAFVSRILGMHHLQTRIQRL; encoded by the exons ATGCTCCTCCAGATCCTCGCGCGCCTCGGCTGCGCTGGCGCCGCCGCACGCACCGGCGTGCTCGCGTGCCGGTGGCGCAACCTCTGGATCCATCTCCCCGGGCTCATCTTCCGCGACGTCCCGGTCGGCAAGGTGCAGGCGGCGCTCACCCGCATCGCGCGTCGCCGTGCAGGTATGTCCGTCTCTGCCCTCGACATCCATCTCGCGAGGAGTGTGCCGCCGGAGGCTGCCAGGCACGACGAAGCGCTTGCCAAAAAGTTGTTGCGCAAGGCCGTCCGGCTCTCCCCGGAGGAGCTCATCTTTGTCCTCCCCCGGTCTTCTATAAGAAAGCCAGGGCGTCGCGTCGAAATCACCATGCCTTGCTTCCTCCACGCCACCTCCATCGAGCTGGACACATACTTCCTCCAGATCCAGCCGCCGGACAACCAGATCCTTCCTGCTCTTGAGAAGCTCTCTCTCCCCGGAAACATTGTTGACATTGGCGCCTGTCTCAACCAGTGCCCGCGTCTGCGTGTGCTCAGGGTCACCTTCCGTGGGGTCTCGCCTGTCTTGCTCGAAGAGTCGCTCACCGCACTAGAAGCTGCTGTGGCGCTCGGACTCACGGTGTCCCTCTTGCGCATCGAGTTCGATCTCTATAATGGGGGACACACTGCTGATGGAGATCAATTTGCCTCCCTTCTCCATGTTGCGGCAAGGGTCTCTCCACAAGAGCTTGTCCTTGTTAATAGCTTCAACGAATATTTTACTGCTGAGCTGCCGTGCTTTCCCCGCACGAAGTCAATCGAGATGTGGTTGTGCTCCGTCTGCTTCACTCAGGTGACGGAAGATAAATTCTTGGCACTTGAGAGGTTGTCCCTCCAACGCTACCGTTGCACCATCCTCGATCTTGACAACATGGTTGCCCGTTGTCCACGCCTACGCGTGCTCAAGGTGAATGCGGATAGATCTGCACAAGTTGTTACAATCCGCTCAACATCGTTGCAGGAGCTTGAGCTTAGTATCGATGAAGGGCAATGTGAGGGTATCGACATAGGGACTCCACTGTTTACGCAACTGAAGCTCAGTGTTGATGCTGCCTCGGACATCAACGTGTCCATCTGGGCGCCAATGGTGGAGAAGGTCTCTTATTGGTTTTCATATAAAAAGTTGGCCCTTATGTTTGGTTTTTGGTCACTTCAGAGCCTGAGGGTCGATACGATAGAGAACTACAAATACAAAGATGAAGGGCTCACCAAGGAAGGGAAAGATGCATGTTCGCAGCCCCCTCGTGTTCATGTCCTATGTTTGCAAATATCTGCGCGG gatcagtctGGTCCGGTGCTGAACTTTGCTAGGGAGTTGGAGAAACTTCCACTTTCCAACTTTACAATATTGGCCCTAAATCTCAATGCGGAGGGACATATTTTAGCAGCATTTGTGTCACGTATCCTTGGGATGCATCACCTTCAAACTCGTATACAAAGGCTTTAA